The DNA sequence cttctttggactttccctttcgagctttccttcaaggtttttaaaatgcctctATTAGGGACCCttagggcccagcatcctcgttggcacttgttcccctccccaatcgatgtgggatcttacaatctaccctcacaatccaccccttagggcccaacgtcctcgttggcacttgttcccttctctaattgatgtaggatctcacaatctacctcccttcCGGGCCTCACAATCTATCTCCCTTAAGAGCCTAGCTTTCTCGCTGGTACtaattcttctctccaatcgatatgagatctcatatctcatatatttaatttttgatcTCGATATCAAATCTTGattcattttgatatttatttaggGTCACAACCTGCAAGTTTatgatcaattttttttttaacaaaaaacaaagattaaattacaaatttagtgtTTAAACTTATAAGTTTGTGTCAATTAAGTGTTTAATAGgtcatgaattttaaaaaatgcctCTAATATGCATGCGTgtaaattttcaactttatttattcttttttaacttaccaatctattgaacataaattataatttaatactcTATCGacacaaaaatcaattttatgtttaatagattcattaactaaaaaaatgttgaatattgaatatgtaaaaaaactatcaaaataaaattcaaaattcaaagatacctttcaaaatttgattcttACAAGACACGCTACTCGAAAGACATTATCTACCAACAAAAGACTtgaatttaacaaaaaaaaaaaaaaaaaaaaaaaaaaaaaaaaaaaaaaaaaaaaaaaaaaaNNNNNNNNNNNNNNNNNNNNNNNNNNNNNNNNNNNNNNNNNNNNNNNNNNNNNNNNNNNNNNNNNNNNNNNNNNNNNNNNNNNNNNNNNNNNNNNNNNNNNNNNNNNNNNNNNNNNNNNNNNNNNNNNNNNNNNNNNNNNNNNNNNNNNNNNNNNNNNNNNNNNNNNNNNNNNNNNNNNNNNNNNNNNNNNNNNNNNNNNNNNNNNNNNNNNNNNNNNNNNNNNNNNNNNNNNNNNNNNNNNNNNNNNNNNNNNNNNNNNNNNNNNNNNNNNNNNNNNNNNNNNNNNNNNNNNNNNNNNNNNNNNNNNNNNNNNNNNNNNNNNNNNNNNNNNNNNNNNNNNNNNNNNNNNNNNNNNNNNNNNNNNNNNNNNNNNNNNNNNNNNNNNNNNNNNNNNNNNNNNNNNNNNNNNNNNNNNNNNNNNNNNNNNNNNNNNNAAATCAAACATCATTTGGTTTGATATTTCTCAATGTTCATAGTGTCCACAGTAGTTGCTCAAAAACAACTCTGCTTTGCTTGACAAAAAGGTAAGTTTTGGTCACTTAGAAAAACAAATGACCCTTTTACAAAATGTGTagtaaaatcaaacaacattTTGTTTGTGTTGTTTGATGAGAGAATTACATGAGGAAAAATGATACACAGACTTGGACACGAAAACCTGTGCCATTTTATAGCATCAAACCATATAATATTGTACACACTAATAATCATACACTTTTCTATTCACCACTGGATACAAAATTGTAAAAACATGCATCCTTTTAAAACCTCCCCCCACCCCCAACGAAATCAatataagaacaaagaacaaagacaGATGATTAGCAAATACCTCATTTTGTCctattttttcctctttcattGAGAATCTGATCGTGATCATGCTTCTTCTAGGGGGCTTCTTCACTTCATACACTCCACAAGGACTGCAGAGGGAAGGACAAATGAGAAGATAAACTCAGCTGAAGTAGTTTGAAGCTATGCTAATCTTTCCTCACTTCCTCGGGAGATGAATTTTTCCTGTTTTCCCTCCCCGCACCCGACGCGTCATCCCTGTCAACAATTCGTCACAATTGTGCATATTGCCATGATAGAATATATACTGTGTAAAGACAAAATGAAACGTAGATATCTACCGGAATGGAGATGCAAATCGTGTTTTCTCTCTCGGCCTGCCGATGGCTTTATCCTTTGGAGATGACGTTTTGCCTCCCGTGCCAGCTTGACGCATCATCTCTGTAAACAAGAGAGTTGCATAGTCATATGTAataattgttaggatcgcacaacaacgcacacaatcgatctagatgaacacaaagaaatagGAGAGGGAAAATGCAAgaaggaatattggctaaagcaTTTGTATGGATGACTTCGGGTATATACCGAGAAAATATAGAGAATAGAGAAAGTACATCTTCAAAGTACTGCCTAAtgggtatatatatagttttagttTACTAtgtatagctttaccagatataaccacctactatatataaatatctaccatatatttCTCGGACTTCTATAAAGGCATTGGTCGTATGATTGCTATCTTCTTATTTAAGAGgcataaaaaatagttatttaccTCGTTTCCTCTCGAGCTCTTGATCAAGCTCTTCTTTCCACTTCCTCTGTATTTCAGAATAGTGTTTACTGCTAGATCAGAAAACACGTTACTCACCCAGATATCAAGAATGCTACAGATGTTAATGATACTAAGCCTGCTAAAAGAACATCCAAAAGTTCAAACCTCGGACTACCAGCTTCGGGCTGACCATCAACTAGAAGTCCTTTCCAATCATTGAGTTGTGACCTCTGATCATTTGCATTACCCCTGCTGCTGCTATCACTCCCTGGAGTCCCAGTGCCAAAGGCATCGAATGCTGGGGATAGATGACCGGGACTTCGACTTGGTGACCGACTTTTTGGGGGCAATTTCAAGTATTTAGGAGTAGTTTCATCTTGTTTACTCTCTACAAAAACTGGAGAGCAGGATGCATTCAAACTATTATTGTAAAACTCCTCATATAGTGGTGACTGCAGTTTCTTCAATTCAAGAGCCTGAGGCATTGAAATCATGTACAACAATTTAGATCAAACAGgttcatttaataaaactgCAGAGAAGGGGATAATTAGAAAGACGAACTAGTTGCTATTTCAAACTGAAAATCCAAACCTTCTTATCCAAGAATGCTTTAATTTTTGATTCAGTAAGCTCATCCTCATCTTCAGAAAGTGATCGTCCACTAGGAAATGAGAAGTTTTGGTCATCATCAAAAACTTCAGAACAGCTGCCAGGTGCTAGAGTTTGCTCATCTAAATCGCTTCCTTGCTTTACTACTGAACTTTGATCAAATTTGCAGTCCTCATCATCCGACGGCTCACAGATTGGGTTATAACTCTATATAAACCACCCCCACCCcacccaaaaaaaagaaagaaagaaaaagtgaagTTAATTTCCAGAGATCTCTGGACGGAGAACTGAAAATGGATCCAAACATTTTCCTCACCTTGAAATTCCCAGATGTCATAGAAGACCTGAGTTTTACTTCATCTAACATAAAATCATCATTGTCATCAATCTGACACATTTCATTATCACTGTTGTTTGTTCCCCACGTATCATTTTCTAGTTTGTTTGCGGTGTATAGTTTTGAGCAGCTCAGACTATCCAAATTACAAATATCACTTGATCCAGGATGCGTTGGAGTTTTGCtgtcaagaaaaaaaagtgtgaaaaACCTTAAATATTGCAAGCAGGTGAATGCACAATTCTTCTAGTCGCTGAATTTTTAACTTCACCTCATTTCAAGGTCGGGAGTATATAAAAGTGAATGGGTATCCAAGGGCTCCTGAAGATGGCAAATTTACCGTTACAAACAGGAAGACAAATAATCATGAATAAATTATTCTGATTCTTTAATCCTCTAACCGTGCATGCATCACGTGATACAAGTAGAGATTCTGGGTCCTCCCCAGTAACAAAAGGATGCTGCACGCAACAAAGCCGGACGGTTAGATGATAGTTAAAACAATCGCTCCTTTGGCACTATTTCTGTCAGTCTATGCATCTGACAATTTGTTCTTGTCgagtaaaacaaaaatattaatcaagTAAAAAATCACCTTCAGGAGTTCAGATGCAGCTGGTCTTAAGTTGGGTTCCCTGCAATTATGCCCACATCAATTTGACTTTCCATAAGAAATAGTGTCAAAGAGAagctaaagaaaaatatttcaaacgaATCTCAAAGTTGGACCATTGTTAACTTATGATTAGTTTTCTTAAGATCAGGGTTAGAAATGCAAAGAAATGAAACGTACTTCTGTAAACATTTCAACAGAAAATCTTTAGCTTCAACTGAAAGCTGCTCAGGGATTGGTGGATGAGACTTTGTTGTGCCAATATGAAAAAGAGCAGCAACCTAAAAGAAATGTATTGTTAGTTTCCTTTACAAGAATAATTTAATCCACCACCATTCAAACATCTTCAAGTAATAAGATACCTCTTGATACTGTTGGCTCCAAGGAGGCTTTCCTGTAGCCATCTCAATAACAGTGCATCCAACACTCCATATATCCGCAGAGCTAGGAATAATTATCACATACTTACGATCATCCAtctcatcaaattaaaatttagtcaaaGGCAAGGCTACATAAGAccaattatttgttttctaCATAATTGATTCTCTAAAAGAACAActatcaaaattcaatcataATTGAGCTCGAACCTGCTTCATtgactaaaaatatatttgcttcaaaaaaaatttgtcaaaaaaaaattaaaatcaacatTTAGCAGTTAATGATTGATATCAAATATCCCGAAGAGAATGTAGATTCTAAGTAGAGTTTGACTTCAGTCAGTTCTTACAAACTATGCCCAGTCTGCAGAATTACTTCAGGAGCCATCCAATATGGAGTACCCTTCATAGACTTTGCACCTGAAATTGTAGCCTACAACAATGAAATCTTGATCAGAAGGCAGATACCTTTCAAACCAAATAAAAGTCAAGGATCACAGACTTTACCAGCTCGACAACCTGTTTTGATGCACCAAAATCAGCAAGCTTAATGCATCCCTTGTTATCTACAAGAATATTCGCCCCCTGCAATAGAATACAAGAGACACGTCATATTTATAACTGACACAGGGGAATGAGAAAATTGTCTGCAAGTAATAATGATCATAACTAACACCGACCTTAATGTCCCTGTGCATGATACCATTCTTGTGCAAGTATTCCAGTCCCAGTAATAACTGTTTNTCATATTTATAACTGACACAGGGGAATGAGAAAATTGTCTGCAAATAATAATGATCATAACTAACACCGACCTTAATGTCCCTGTGCATGATACCATTCTTGTGCAAGTATTCCAGTCCCAGTAATAACTGTTTGGTATATGTTCTTATAACCTACATACAGTTGGTATAAAGGATTAGACACTCGATACTCTGACGCTAGAATGATCAAAGTAGAATATAGAATAACTTACTGCTTCAGGGAAGGCTCCAAATTTCCCCAAAAGTGATGATATTGATCCACCAGGGACAAATtccaataatatatttacagAATCATCCTCACTAACCGTGCCCAAGTATCTCTGAGAAACAACACAATGTATTCAGTGGGAAAAGTAATGGGCTTCTTTATATAAATGGAAGAGAAGGCCATACTCACAACAATATTTGGATGAGAAAGATCCTTTAGAAGTTTCACTTCTTCCTCAAGCTCCTTAACATGAGCCTGGTTGCAACAAAAACTACTCAAAATTGACAAATAAAGGTCATTTAGATATGAAATATGCATCAACTTGTTCAAAATTTCTTGctgtttctcatttttcagttctATTTGAAAACTTTCGTAATTCCTCATAAATCatactaatataatattcattaaGCAGCCAACAAATTTTTATAGCCTTTTGGAGCTTAAAAGCAAGCCACATAATATGTAAAAACAATAGAAACTTAATATTATGAAGCacgagattaaaaaataaagatgaaaacaacGAAGCCTTGTTTAAAATTCATGTTAACCAACACAAAAAGGAAGATTATAACTTNTGAAGCCTTGTTTAAAAGTCATATTAACCAACACAAAAGGAAGATTAGAACTTTCAAGTATCTAACTCATATCAATTGAAATCTACAATTANCGAAGCCTTGTTTAAAATTCATGTTAACCAACACAAAAAGGAAGATTATAACTTTCAAGTATCTAACTCATATCAATTGAAATCTACAATTAAAcaaactcaaattaattaattcaaacaatttttagCGACTGCATCAGGAATGTGGTTAGTGGCAAATGCCATATATAGTCAGTCATCTGTGATCCAAGATTACCAACTATGTATGCACCACCTCTATATATAGACTATAGTATAAGTATAATCTTAGTTTGGAGTAATGAAAGAACAAGTAACCAATTCAACCAAACTAGAAAATCACATTTGATAACTTCACAGACGTGAATcacaaaattgtaaaattataaTCAGCTGTCGAAAGGCACACTAAAAAGCAGACCTGCGCTTTCTCCTTCGAAGCGCCATTTGCAGCAATCAGAACCTGAAAGAGAACAACGaagaaaattatcaaaatgaGATCCTACACCCgacaaaaacaaccaaaaaaatgaagaaaatccaaaatcGAATCAGAACTCAAACAAAACATCGGTTGCAGACAAGAGAAATGGAAACTCAAAAGCAAGCTTCAAAAGCACAATTCACCAATAACAGATGAGTAAACATTACAAAGACGTAACCAAGAAACCAAAATCGAACTCCAAAGCCAGAAAACCTGTTTAACAGCGAGAAGCTCGCCAGAGCCAAGATTCATGCCCATATACACCCGACCAAAGGCGCCGCAGCCAATCAACTCGCCCTTGCGCCATCGAATCGGAGGCTCAGTTTCCTTGAGAATCGGATGATAAGCCGACGACGATGGCGAGTGTCTAGAAAACACTCTGGACTTCCTAATACTGGAGTTAATCTTATCAACTAGGGCTCCAACTCCAATTGCCGGGGAATGCGAATCCTCATTCTCAACAGGAGCACGAAACACCAATGATCGGCGAACAGAAGCAAAGATATACGCCGCAGCCAATCAACTCGCCCTTGCGCCATCGAATCGGAAGCTCAGTTTCCTTGAGAATCGGAGGATGAGCCGAGGACGATGGCGAGTGCCTAGAAAACACTCTGGACTTCCTAATACTGGAGTTAATCTTATCAACTAGGGCTCCAACTCCAATTGTCGGGGAATGCGAATCCTCATTCTCAACATTAGCACGAAACACCAATGATCGGCGAACAGAAGCAAAGATATCTTGCATTTGAGTGATCGGGAGAGATTGAGGGAATGAAGAATCTGCGAAGAACAGGGAAAAAGGAGAGTTTCCGATTAATGGCGGTCGGCAAGAAAATCAgaatctagagagagagagagagagagagagagagagaggagggaaaagaaagtggagagagattttcaaaaaaaggaaatgaattaaaataaaaacattaaaataaataataaaactaaaaataaataaatatataaataaataaataaataaatagaagccGACAGTGCCGTTCTTAATTGTGAAGGAATCAGtctaaaaacaatttttattttctcaagattccatcatttaaataaattataattacaattttgaataatttaattaataaaattttgaataatttaattaattaagttataatatatatatatatatatatatatatatatatatatataatttcaactattattatttttcattttaatcattaatAATGTTCGAAAATTCGAACTTTTAATCTTTAGTTGTATATATACTGACTAATTGAGCTAGGTTCAAGTTGATaatattatgtatttttaatcctaatattttatatattagtACTGTTATcgataataatttagtttttatagtttaaaaaaatgtgtaattacatatcaaattttaaattataatttcattgggttgaattttttaaaaataaaaaattcNtttttttttttttttttttttttttttttttcgggtcaACTCAATCAATTTAACTAACTTGAAACTTGtgttacaatccaacccaacccaaccctaacctaccttatttttaatattattacggacattaaaaatatttgacatttgtaaccGATGTTAGTGATTCACTGTAActtgtgaatatttgatatgtgaattttatgatattttactAATTAATGTATCATATATTGtcgataaatataatttttttaaaataatcatgaTCGGGTCACCATAATCATGATCGGGTCACCAACCTAACCAACACGAAATTTcgagtttgatttttttaaaaacgagGGTTGAATAATAATCATGATCGGGTCACCAACCTAACCAACacgaaatttcaagtttgattttttaaaaacgagggttggattgggttgtaAACTCTATTTAGGTTGCTCGAGTCACCAACCtaaccaacttgaaatttcgagATAGTTCAAAGGATTTTTCTGACCTAATCTAACCCATATACACCACTAAAAAAAGATCGccaaaggggacaatatctacgagcaagaggtttccacactttataaaagaatgtttcgtgtAATGACCcaggcccaccactagcagatattgttctctttagaccTTCCCTtacgagcttcctctcaaggctttaaaacgcgtctgctaggggaaggtttccacacccttataaatggtgttttgttcttctccccaaccaatgtgggacatcacaatccacccccttcggggcccagcgtccttgctgacattCGTTCCTTtgtccaatcgatgtgggaccgccaccaaatccactccccttcgggtcccagcatccttactggcacactgcctcgtgtctaccctccttcggggaacagcgaaaaggttggcacatcgtccagtgtctagctctgataccatgtatAACGGCCCAGGCCTAGAataaaacaccatttataagagtgtggaaactttctcctagcatatgcgttttaaagcctcaagggaagcccataagggaaagcccaaagagaataatatctactagcggtgtggttgggtcgttacatttcgtttccttccccaattgatgtgagatctcagaatccacccttttggagcccaacatcctcgctgaccCTCgttcccttcggggcccagcgtccttacttgcacactgcctcgtgtctaccccccctttggggaatagcgagaaggctagcacatcgtctagtgtttagctttgatactatttgtaacggcccaagcccagaacaaaacaccatttataaggatgtggaaactttcccccagcagacgcattttaaagcctcaagggaagcccataagggaaagcccaaagaggacaatatccactaACGGTGTGCTTGAGTCGttatatttacttttcttccccaaccaacgtgagatctcacaatccacccttttggagcccagcgtccttgttggcactcgttcccttcagggcccagcgtccttactggcacactgcctcgtgtctaccccccttcaggggAACATCGAAAaagctgacacatcgtctggtgtctagctctgataccatttgtaacggcccaggcccaaaacaaaacaccatttataaggatgttGAAACTttctcctagcagacacgttttaaagcctcgagggAAGCCcgtaagggaaagcctaaagaggacaatatctactagcggtgtgcttgggtcgttacatttcgtttccTTCCctaaccgacgtgagatctcacaatccaccattttggagcccagcgtccttactagcacaccgcctcgtgtctacccccttcggggaacagcgagaaggctagcacatcgtccagtgtctaactttgataccatttataacggcccaagctcagaacaaaaacatcatttataagggtgtgaaaaccttcccttagcagacgcgttttaaagcctcgagggAAGCCCgtaaggaaaagcccaaagagggcaatatccactagcggtgtgcttgggtcatttacatttcgttttcctctccaaccggttgagatctcacaatcgacCCTTTCGGAGCCTaacatcctcactagcactcatCCCTGTCTCCCATCGACATAGAGAGAAAAGGCTACAAAAACCAATAGACTCAGACCCATATCTGATTTGATAACATGTAATGCATTTGCTCAAAGAAAACCCCATTTCTTGCGCTACACTCGAAAACCCAAACAAACCCATCAAACCCCAAGACTTTCCATTCCACCCGATTCTTTTTCATGTGAAAATGTTTGTTTTCCACCCAATTTTCTGggcaaacaaacaaaattcctCTGCCCAACACCAATTCTACAATCAACCTCCCTCACCCATTTTCATGGAATCCTTAAACCTTTTCTCTGCATTTCGATCGAAGCCAAAAACAAGATTCTCCACTTTTTGGCGCCAAGCTCTTCAAGGCCAAACCGTCAAAGATCGATCAGAAAGCTCAGAATCCATCGATCTGTAAGTAAGTTCTTCGTTCCGCATTTCAAGATCCAAATGCGTTCTGTCTGATTGCGATcaatatgtttaaaaaacGAAGCAATGCGATGATTCTTATTGATGTTTTCTGTCTTCTGGATTTGAACTTTGCATCCCACTTTCGgttttgaaatgattttccccacattttgtttcaaatttggGGTCCCCAGAAGGTATGATCCTGCAAATTACTGCTATGGAAAAGGGAACTTTATAGCTTTATGTGATTTTCTTGGAGTTTTTGGCCTGCCAAACAAAATCCCATTGGTTCATCATTGATCTGTGCTTTTCACTTTAACATTCTGATGGAGGAATGGAATCTCTATGCTCtgctttattttctctctgtGTTGCATATACCAATAGGGATTTGTTAGAAGAGTGCTTCAAATGCTTAACACTTTCACATTGTGATTTGTGTCGAGgattgaggattgttgggaggagtCCCGCATCAACTAATtaagagaatgatcatgaatttataagtaaagaatacatcttcattggtataaGACCTTTTAgggaaactaaaagcaaacATGGTATCAAATCCACACTCTTAACTTAATCAggccaatagaatcctcaagtgtcgaacaaagaagtagAGAGTCTCGAAGatgtagtaaaaaatgactcaagtgtcgaacaaaggatgtactttgttcgaggactccagagaaagagtcaacctcgattaaggggaggctgtttgagggctccatagacctCAAGGGAGGGGAGGCTCtgtggtgtactttgttcgaggggaggattgtttgGAGGGaatcccacgttggctaattaagggaatgatcgtgggttaCACCATcgtggagattcgtgattcctaacaatttGAAGCCTTGAAAATTTGCGCTCGAATGGACCCAAATGGACCCAAATGGCATAAACTATTTGTCCTTGATGACTATGTctgaaaggaaagaataaaaatagacTAAAGCTACTTTATTCATATTCCTGAGGTATGAACCGAACCAGAATCATGAGAAACTGCTGTCTACAGGCCAAAGTTATGAATAAACAGGTTTTGAAaccaactttttctttctctgctCATGAGGAACTGCCTAGCTTTTCTGCTTGTACAAGTCAAGAATGCTCAAGCAATGAACATTGAGAAGGTTATTCAAGAAGCTCTAAATTGTAAGCCTCGTTTTTTCTGATGCATTTCAGACATTATATGTCCTCTTTCTTCCCTATCTTTGCCCAAAACTGGCCTCCTCAGGGTCTTTGAGCCACTTCCATATGCAGTTTTCCTCTGACTTTCTTTGAGATAGCCCCCGCTTCGTTCTTCGAAGTACGTGATCGATTGCTTGGAGAACTCGATTTCGATCATCTGGGTAAGATTTAGATTCTTTTCCTTGTGAGTTTTTGATGATTTCTGGTGGAATGAATGAATTGTTCATATGCTATTGCTTTAGAGTTCAATATCCTTAAACGAGGAGTTTTCTTGTCTGATACGGTTAGAATACTTTAAATCTCTAAGAACACAACCCTGTCTGTGGGTCTGCACATTTCAGATTCAGAAACCAAATcaaacttttttccccttctatTCTCTAAGAAATCTTTGAATCAATTGGTGGCACCGTGACGTTTCGTTCATTTCCCTACCGAACGGCCAAAAACGATGCTGATCGTttgtcatcttcttccatATCTCTATAATTCAAGTTTCTGAACATGTTTTAGAGAAATATATAAGGCTTTACAACATGGCTTCTGAATCTGTAGGAAAATAATGTATATACCTTACAATGatctattttattatcagATTTGGAAGGGACCCACCAGTATTATTAGATTGTTTCTTTACCATTCACTGAGGATTCTGTATGAATTAGAGTGATTAAGTTTGTTTTGTATTGTGCAGATCTTGATGAACATAAGAAAAATGGCAGACAGTGACATTGATTTTCTAGCAGAAACAGATTCACCTCTTGGACTGGGTGAATCTGGGAAGCCTATACCGAGCTCACCTCGAGTGTTGTCGATTCTTTCCTCTGTTTTCGAGAGGTCgattcagaaaaatgaaaagttattgaaaaaactcaaaacGAAAGACAACGTTACGGTTTTCCATGGTTCCCGAGCACCGACCATGGGCATTGGACAATATATTGATCGTATCTCGAAGTATACATGTTGTGGCACTCCTTGCTTAGTTGTTGCCTACATATACATTGAAAGATATCTTCAAAAGATGGATGCTTACCTTACTTCTTTGAACGTCCATCGCCTTCTGATCACCAGCATCATGGTTGCAGCGAAATTTAACGATGCCGGGTAAGTTCCGATATCACTTAGTTAACTTTATAATTCGCTCGAGATGACAAGATTTTGAGCTCTGCTAATATTCTGTCTTTGTTGGCTTATCATTCATACATTAACTTGAGATCATATGGAGAGGAATCCATAGTTTCAACATTTATATGAATAGCTGACACTTTTGATAGTGAAAATGGGATAAACATATGATTTAGTTCCTGATATTTGgtcattcttcaattttgtccAATATTGAAAGTTTGTTTTTGTCGAAAATATCCTATATTTAATATGATGGAACGGACATTTGAAAATGTACCCACGAATCGAAAACTTCATAAAGACCCTCACATGGCATACTACGTACACGATTTCCTAGTATAGTGACATTCACGACATAGAATGAAGATATTCATCTAAGATataattgaaagttttaaaagatTAGGTACGAAATATGAAAACAACTCAAAAAGTGCTTGCAAGATATCAATGTGCAGCTCAAACTAGAGTCATGCTGCTGAACCGATATCGAACATCTTATCTATGCATGCCCGAAAATTGCTTTGATGTTATAACACAGCTTATTGTGCCATGCTGTGTGCAGGTGCCATAACAACACTTTCTTTGCCAAAGTAGGAGGAGTGAGCACAAAAGAAATGAACAGAATGGAGATAGAATTTCTGTCCAATTTGGACTTCAGACTTCATGTCACTGCAGATGCTTTCAGAGCTCATTGTTTGCAGCTCCAAAAGGAAGGTTTTGGGGAGAACCCGATCGATCATCGACCCGTTAACAGAACTCGAGCTAAATGTTTACCTCAAATTGCAGGCTATACTTGCAGAGCCGTTTAAACATTCGAAAGGAAATCTATCTTCCTTAGCTTTCTTGGTTAGTTAGTATTGA is a window from the Cucurbita pepo subsp. pepo cultivar mu-cu-16 chromosome LG07, ASM280686v2, whole genome shotgun sequence genome containing:
- the LOC111798174 gene encoding mitogen-activated protein kinase kinase kinase NPK1-like, producing the protein MQDIFASVRRSLVFRAPVENEDSHSPAIGVGALVDKINSSIRKSRVFSRHSPSSSAYHPILKETEPPIRWRKGELIGCGAFGRVYMGMNLGSGELLAVKQVLIAANGASKEKAQAHVKELEEEVKLLKDLSHPNIVRYLGTVSEDDSVNILLEFVPGGSISSLLGKFGAFPEAVIRTYTKQLLLGLEYLHKNGIMHRDIKGANILVDNKGCIKLADFGASKQVVELATISGAKSMKGTPYWMAPEVILQTGHSFSADIWSVGCTVIEMATGKPPWSQQYQEVAALFHIGTTKSHPPIPEQLSVEAKDFLLKCLQKEPNLRPAASELLKHPFVTGEDPESLLVSRDACTEPLDTHSLLYTPDLEMSKTPTHPGSSDICNLDSLSCSKLYTANKLENDTWGTNNSDNEMCQIDDNDDFMLDEVKLRSSMTSGNFKSYNPICEPSDDEDCKFDQSSVVKQGSDLDEQTLAPGSCSEVFDDDQNFSFPSGRSLSEDEDELTESKIKAFLDKKALELKKLQSPLYEEFYNNSLNASCSPVFVESKQDETTPKYLKLPPKSRSPSRSPGHLSPAFDAFGTGTPGSDSSSRGNANDQRSQLNDWKGLLVDGQPEAGSPSSKHYSEIQRKWKEELDQELERKREMMRQAGTGGKTSSPKDKAIGRPREKTRFASPFRDDASGAGRENRKNSSPEEVRKD
- the LOC111798250 gene encoding cyclin-P3-1-like, with amino-acid sequence MNIRKMADSDIDFLAETDSPLGLGESGKPIPSSPRVLSILSSVFERSIQKNEKLLKKLKTKDNVTVFHGSRAPTMGIGQYIDRISKYTCCGTPCLVVAYIYIERYLQKMDAYLTSLNVHRLLITSIMVAAKFNDAGCHNNTFFAKVGGVSTKEMNRMEIEFLSNLDFRLHVTADAFRAHCLQLQKEGFGENPIDHRPVNRTRAKCLPQIAGYTCRAV